Proteins encoded together in one Planctopirus ephydatiae window:
- a CDS encoding ABC transporter ATP-binding protein, which translates to MVTFAENQPVSKAASQPATTGRPMIEARGLSKFYGQFAAVRDVSFSVPVGQVCAFLGPNGAGKSTTMKMLTGYLAPTEGSAFLAGHCMETDRLAAAPLLGYLPENGPLYLEMTPESMLRFAGQTRGMAASLLQSRLEYVANRCSLTSVWRKPISKLSKGYRQRVGMAQALLHDPQVLILDEPTSGLDPNQTHDVRELILSLAKTKTILLSTHILTEVTAVCSHVVLINEGRLVFNGSLSEMVAHAEMETRFRQLTVGGRTP; encoded by the coding sequence ATGGTGACATTTGCGGAAAATCAACCCGTGTCAAAAGCGGCCTCGCAGCCTGCAACGACCGGTCGACCGATGATTGAGGCCCGTGGCCTCAGCAAGTTTTACGGCCAGTTTGCAGCCGTCAGAGACGTTTCGTTTTCGGTTCCCGTGGGGCAGGTCTGCGCATTTCTCGGGCCTAACGGTGCCGGTAAATCGACGACGATGAAGATGCTGACTGGCTATCTGGCACCGACCGAAGGCTCAGCATTTCTCGCTGGCCATTGTATGGAGACAGATCGTCTGGCAGCGGCTCCGCTCTTAGGTTATCTCCCGGAGAACGGGCCGCTTTATCTGGAGATGACACCTGAGTCGATGCTGCGTTTCGCAGGTCAGACACGCGGTATGGCCGCCTCATTACTGCAGAGTCGTCTGGAGTATGTGGCGAACCGCTGCTCATTGACTTCTGTCTGGCGAAAGCCAATTTCCAAGCTTTCCAAAGGTTATCGGCAGCGCGTCGGTATGGCTCAGGCCCTGCTTCATGATCCACAAGTTCTCATTCTCGATGAGCCGACCAGTGGTCTTGATCCCAATCAAACGCATGATGTTCGCGAACTGATTCTCAGTCTGGCCAAAACCAAAACGATCCTCCTTTCTACGCATATTCTGACGGAAGTGACAGCCGTCTGTTCTCATGTTGTGCTGATCAATGAAGGACGTTTGGTCTTTAACGGCTCACTTTCAGAAATGGTCGCGCATGCCGAAATGGAAACTCGTTTTCGCCAATTGACCGTCGGTGGACGTACTCCATAA
- a CDS encoding CPBP family intramembrane glutamic endopeptidase: MNSTIASGIFMSVVVGIFGGCLASTIWSLAAFLDRNIASPIPKRQLSDKNDSWPALATWLACSWILLSLLLPAILHVISPASKPAAEFTMNQVLFLVAQNTIIMLFLLLAIDPKRFRAVGIISPEPVQDLISAVWATPLMLTGAVILRISLSPWIQPEDSHPILKMLSFDSPWINIVLLLLTAAIVAPLFEELLFRVILQGWLTRLLGRNWSIPIVAIAFAAVHGWPDAVPLLLVGFMLGILFDRRRSWLSVVALHSFFNATMLIMQVLAVNATQPVAPEQPPVPEQQNPPITAPEAIEVSVLRKAGIALETLFEDQLPMKVRTS; the protein is encoded by the coding sequence ATGAATAGCACCATTGCCAGCGGGATTTTCATGTCTGTCGTTGTGGGAATTTTTGGAGGTTGCCTCGCCAGCACCATCTGGAGTCTGGCCGCTTTTCTTGACCGCAATATCGCCAGCCCGATTCCTAAACGCCAGCTGAGCGATAAGAACGATTCATGGCCCGCACTGGCAACATGGTTGGCCTGCAGTTGGATCCTTTTGTCACTGCTCTTACCTGCCATTCTGCATGTGATCAGTCCCGCATCAAAACCTGCTGCCGAATTCACCATGAACCAGGTTCTCTTTCTGGTCGCACAGAACACGATCATCATGCTGTTTCTGCTATTGGCCATTGATCCTAAGCGATTTCGCGCAGTCGGTATCATCAGCCCGGAACCAGTTCAAGACTTGATTTCAGCGGTGTGGGCCACTCCGCTCATGCTCACTGGTGCCGTGATTCTGCGAATTTCTTTAAGCCCATGGATTCAGCCCGAAGACAGCCATCCCATTCTCAAGATGCTTTCTTTCGATTCTCCTTGGATCAACATCGTACTGCTGTTGTTGACTGCTGCGATTGTGGCACCTCTGTTTGAAGAACTTTTATTCCGAGTCATCCTTCAAGGCTGGCTCACTCGTCTGTTGGGAAGGAACTGGTCCATTCCCATCGTTGCGATTGCGTTTGCGGCAGTTCATGGCTGGCCAGATGCAGTGCCACTGCTGCTGGTTGGTTTCATGCTGGGAATCCTCTTTGACCGCAGAAGAAGCTGGCTATCGGTCGTGGCACTGCACTCATTTTTCAATGCCACCATGTTGATCATGCAGGTTCTGGCCGTGAACGCGACTCAACCAGTTGCTCCAGAACAACCCCCAGTCCCTGAACAACAAAATCCACCGATCACAGCACCCGAAGCCATCGAAGTTTCCGTTTTGCGAAAAGCTGGTATCGCTCTCGAAACGCTATTCGAAGATCAACTTCCAATGAAAGTCAGGACTTCTTGA
- the trpC gene encoding indole-3-glycerol phosphate synthase TrpC produces MTTSTSKNVLDEIVEHKRDEVKLAKSRVSAAELSAKVADLPATRGFARAIEQADDIALIAEVKKASPSAGLIRADFNPVALAKTYVQHGATCLSVLTDERFFQGSLDYLKQIRQAVDVPLLRKEFVIDPYQILEARVAGADAILLIAECLSQSLMEELFGKATELGLDTLIELHDEEHLDRVLSVGSKLVGINNRNLKTMVTDLQQTERLAARIPAEVLLVGESGIRTRADVDRLKLAGARAILVGESLMKQPDVGAAVEALMKPQSRHAVIE; encoded by the coding sequence TTGACGACATCAACCAGTAAAAATGTCCTCGATGAAATTGTTGAACACAAGCGAGATGAAGTAAAGCTGGCGAAAAGTCGGGTTTCGGCGGCAGAGCTTTCGGCAAAAGTGGCAGATTTGCCAGCCACCCGTGGGTTTGCCCGGGCCATTGAGCAGGCTGACGATATTGCTCTGATTGCGGAAGTCAAGAAAGCCAGTCCATCGGCGGGTTTGATCCGTGCAGACTTTAACCCTGTCGCTCTGGCAAAGACTTATGTTCAACATGGTGCCACTTGCCTGAGTGTCTTGACTGACGAACGTTTTTTTCAAGGTTCGTTGGACTATCTGAAGCAGATACGACAAGCCGTCGATGTTCCGCTTTTGCGAAAAGAATTTGTGATTGATCCTTATCAGATTCTTGAAGCGCGAGTGGCGGGAGCTGATGCCATTCTGCTGATTGCCGAATGCCTTTCTCAATCGCTGATGGAGGAGCTTTTCGGCAAGGCGACAGAACTTGGCCTGGATACACTCATTGAACTGCATGATGAAGAGCACCTCGATCGAGTCCTCTCGGTTGGCTCAAAGCTGGTAGGAATCAATAATCGTAACCTGAAAACGATGGTGACTGACCTGCAGCAGACGGAACGATTGGCAGCAAGAATTCCTGCTGAAGTGCTGCTGGTCGGAGAAAGTGGTATTCGTACCCGGGCTGATGTGGATCGCTTGAAGCTGGCTGGTGCGCGGGCCATTCTCGTGGGAGAGTCTTTGATGAAACAGCCGGATGTCGGAGCCGCGGTCGAGGCTTTAATGAAGCCACAATCCCGTCATGCAGTCATCGAATAG
- a CDS encoding Gfo/Idh/MocA family protein — MSQIGFGIIGCGMIAHFHAKAIKSIRGASLKACYNSTTSKAISFAEEHGGVACSTIEELLSRPDVDVVCVCTPSGAHLEPAVAAANAKKHVVVEKPLEISLKRCDAIIEACIQNHVQLCAIFPSRFSPANLALKQAIDEGRFGRLTLGDTYVKWWRSQEYYDSGAWRGTWALDGGGAYMNQAIHNVDLLYWLMGDVDTVSGITSTLAHDRIEVEDVGVATLKFKNGALGVIEATTSAWPGLLKRTEIHGTTGSAIIEQDQITLWNFAKPKAKDAALLEKYGKNSAISGGASDPKAISFQNHAEQLKDFIAAIKTGRTPKVTGAEGRKSVEMILAIYQSAWSGKQVQLPLAKDPRRPAKK, encoded by the coding sequence ATGTCTCAAATCGGTTTCGGCATTATTGGATGTGGCATGATTGCCCATTTCCACGCGAAGGCAATCAAGTCGATTCGCGGAGCAAGCCTCAAGGCCTGCTACAACTCCACCACGTCCAAGGCGATTTCGTTTGCGGAAGAGCATGGTGGGGTGGCTTGCAGCACGATTGAAGAACTCCTCTCTCGCCCGGATGTCGATGTCGTCTGTGTCTGCACCCCCAGCGGTGCGCACTTAGAACCCGCTGTGGCGGCAGCCAATGCCAAAAAGCATGTCGTCGTCGAAAAGCCCCTCGAAATCAGCCTCAAGCGGTGCGATGCCATTATCGAGGCCTGCATTCAAAACCATGTGCAGCTGTGTGCGATCTTCCCTTCACGATTCAGCCCTGCCAATCTCGCTTTGAAACAGGCGATCGATGAAGGCCGCTTTGGTCGGCTGACACTCGGCGATACCTACGTCAAATGGTGGCGCAGCCAGGAGTACTACGACAGCGGTGCGTGGCGAGGGACATGGGCACTTGATGGCGGCGGGGCGTACATGAACCAGGCCATTCATAATGTCGATCTGCTTTACTGGCTTATGGGAGATGTCGATACTGTCAGTGGTATCACCTCGACACTGGCCCACGACCGCATCGAGGTGGAAGACGTGGGCGTGGCCACTTTGAAATTCAAAAATGGTGCCCTCGGCGTCATCGAAGCGACAACCAGTGCCTGGCCCGGCCTGCTGAAACGCACAGAAATCCATGGTACAACGGGTTCCGCGATCATCGAGCAGGATCAGATCACTCTCTGGAACTTCGCCAAACCCAAAGCGAAGGATGCAGCGCTTCTGGAAAAGTATGGGAAAAACTCGGCGATTTCAGGCGGTGCCAGTGACCCGAAGGCGATCAGTTTTCAGAATCATGCAGAGCAGCTCAAAGATTTCATCGCTGCCATCAAGACCGGGCGTACGCCGAAAGTGACCGGTGCCGAAGGCCGAAAATCTGTCGAAATGATTCTCGCCATTTACCAATCCGCCTGGAGCGGAAAACAGGTGCAGCTACCTCTCGCGAAAGATCCCAGGCGACCTGCAAAGAAGTAA
- the tyrS gene encoding tyrosine--tRNA ligase — MSDAQPALAFPPVEDQLKVILRGVEKVVPEEELARKLAKSRETGRPLRIKYGIDPTGIDVHLGHTVPLRKLRQFQELGHQAVLIIGNFTAMVGDPSGRDQARAKRLSAEEVEANATDYLKQVGKVIDLSKTEIHRNGEWFSKMTFADILTLCSKVTVAQLLTRDDFAKRYASQSPIFLHECLYPVMQAWDSVEIKSDIELGGTEQLYSFMLARDLQRDQQLEQQLGVMSPILVGLDGKRRMGKSLGNYIGIAESPLAMMKKFMQIPDEVMPMYFELLTNIPLDEVQKLLAGHPKLAKQRLAREVIAQYHTPTAGDEAIQQWEAEVSAGALPADIEQVTIEASIVSNGTVTAAILFKQAGLCPTTSDARRLISQGGAYFGDDLQVISSHDQAIPITNGLLLKAGKKRYARLNLPS; from the coding sequence ATGTCCGACGCTCAGCCCGCCCTTGCCTTTCCCCCGGTTGAAGATCAACTCAAGGTGATCTTGCGGGGAGTCGAGAAAGTGGTTCCCGAAGAGGAACTGGCTCGCAAGTTGGCAAAAAGCCGAGAAACCGGCCGTCCGCTGCGAATCAAGTACGGCATCGACCCCACGGGGATTGATGTGCATCTGGGGCATACTGTTCCGTTACGAAAACTGAGACAATTCCAGGAACTGGGCCATCAGGCTGTCCTGATCATTGGCAACTTCACCGCCATGGTGGGTGACCCCAGTGGGCGCGACCAGGCCCGGGCCAAACGTCTCTCAGCCGAAGAAGTCGAAGCCAACGCGACAGATTATCTGAAGCAGGTGGGTAAAGTTATTGATCTCTCGAAAACCGAAATTCACCGCAATGGTGAATGGTTTTCAAAGATGACTTTTGCCGACATTCTCACGCTGTGCAGCAAGGTGACTGTCGCTCAGCTTTTAACACGCGATGACTTTGCCAAACGCTATGCCAGCCAGTCACCCATTTTCCTGCACGAGTGCCTCTACCCGGTGATGCAGGCATGGGATTCGGTCGAGATCAAGTCCGATATCGAACTGGGCGGCACCGAGCAGCTTTACAGCTTTATGCTGGCTCGCGATCTGCAACGTGACCAGCAGCTTGAACAGCAGCTAGGGGTCATGTCCCCCATTCTGGTTGGGCTCGATGGTAAACGACGCATGGGCAAGAGCCTGGGGAATTACATCGGCATTGCAGAGTCGCCACTGGCCATGATGAAAAAGTTCATGCAGATTCCTGATGAAGTCATGCCCATGTACTTCGAACTGCTGACGAATATCCCACTCGATGAAGTTCAAAAGCTTTTGGCAGGCCATCCCAAGCTGGCTAAACAACGCCTCGCCAGAGAAGTCATTGCCCAATACCATACCCCGACGGCGGGCGATGAAGCGATTCAGCAATGGGAAGCGGAAGTCAGTGCCGGTGCCCTCCCTGCTGACATTGAACAAGTCACCATCGAGGCCTCCATTGTTTCTAATGGAACTGTGACAGCCGCAATCCTTTTCAAACAGGCGGGGTTGTGCCCTACAACGTCCGATGCGAGGCGGCTGATCAGCCAGGGCGGCGCCTACTTTGGGGACGATCTGCAGGTGATCAGTTCTCATGACCAGGCGATCCCGATAACGAATGGTCTGCTGCTTAAAGCGGGAAAAAAACGTTACGCGAGGCTGAACCTCCCCAGCTGA
- the scpB gene encoding SMC-Scp complex subunit ScpB, with protein MSMPLPWARTSGNFQQNHSWQVNHEHRWKQGHSASLFQWLIQPQSPAGQPGHIFGLEQSPGSTNSVRTSRLARLEAILFVADGPLPIKKLANLASLTDVREAEQMIHWLNQSYQFTHSPYQIYSLAGGYQLLTNPDYQPWLTRLNTTRKAPQLTPSTLETLAIIAYRQPVTRADVEQIRGVQCVDILKQLMEDGYVRLAGEDTSLGRPYLYETTKKFLEDMGLVSLDDLPHRDTFPSRHSNSNNGKSEKAA; from the coding sequence ATGAGCATGCCCCTACCCTGGGCTCGCACTTCGGGAAACTTTCAGCAAAACCATTCGTGGCAGGTCAATCACGAACATCGCTGGAAGCAAGGCCACTCGGCATCATTATTTCAGTGGTTGATCCAACCACAATCTCCAGCCGGCCAGCCTGGTCATATCTTTGGACTGGAACAAAGCCCCGGCTCAACCAACTCTGTGCGAACATCCCGGTTGGCGAGATTGGAAGCGATTCTCTTTGTCGCCGATGGCCCGCTTCCTATCAAGAAGCTGGCCAATTTAGCCAGCCTGACAGATGTTCGCGAAGCCGAACAAATGATCCACTGGCTCAACCAGAGCTATCAATTCACCCACAGTCCCTATCAGATTTACTCTCTGGCGGGCGGATACCAGCTTCTAACAAACCCTGATTATCAGCCGTGGCTCACTCGCCTGAACACAACTCGCAAAGCTCCGCAACTGACACCATCCACATTAGAAACATTGGCAATCATCGCGTATCGGCAACCAGTTACACGTGCTGATGTCGAGCAGATACGAGGTGTGCAGTGTGTCGATATTCTCAAACAACTGATGGAAGATGGCTACGTCCGCCTGGCAGGTGAAGACACAAGCCTCGGCCGGCCTTACCTTTACGAAACAACGAAGAAGTTTCTGGAGGATATGGGGCTGGTCAGTCTGGATGACCTCCCCCACCGCGATACTTTTCCATCTCGCCACTCGAATTCCAACAATGGGAAGAGTGAAAAGGCTGCGTAA
- the topA gene encoding type I DNA topoisomerase, whose amino-acid sequence MAAKQHKALVIVESPAKARKIGEYLGKDYIVLASMGHVRDLPSGAAEVPAELKKEQWATLGVNIDQQFEPVYVVPKDKKKTVKELKDALKTCSELILATDEDREGESIGWHLMKLLEPKVPVSRMVFSEITKDAIQKAIRNTRELDQNLVEAQETRRVVDRLYGYRLSPLLWKKVAPRLSAGRVQSVAVRVLVRRELERLAFRKGSYWDLKAALATASSARFDAALATVGGQRVAQGRDFDESTGRLKTDADVLLLDEAQSKALQTKLEESRDWVVSNVETRLQTRKPYPPFTTSTLQQEANRKLGLSARETMQIAQRLYENGFITYMRTDSVSLSQEAISASRACVTNRYGQEFLHPEVRQYTTKSKSAQEAHEAIRPAGVEMKTAEELSLNGREGALYAMIWKRTVATQMAEAQLRFQTVTIGTLDVEFRATGRHVEFAGFFRAYVEGSDDPEGALEDSEAALPPMEKGQQLTCKEVQALAHETKPPARYTEATLVKTLEEEGIGRPSTYASIIGTIQDRGYVRKQGNQLVPTFTAMAVTKLLEKNFSRLVDLQFTARMEQDLDDIANGQAERLPYLKSFYSGETGLDEQVKQNEAGIDPREACTLDIDGVNAKVRLGKFGAFFEGEREGQLVTATIPDDIAPADLTNELAEKLITQKSQGPQSLGIDPESGLPIFLLIGPFGPYLQLGEMKDGEKPRRVSIPKTRDVSTVKLEDALEYMKLPKTLGPHPETGKVVKAGIGMYGPYVHHDKTYKSLDKTDDILQMTMERALELLAQARVRVPVAPLKELGAHPVDGDPVQIFEGKYGPYIKHGKTNATIPKDRELDSVTIEEAVRLLDERVAKGGGSTGRRGGKKVTKKAAAKKAAASAELVTPKKAAPKKKAAKKATKKSVT is encoded by the coding sequence GTGGCAGCAAAGCAGCACAAAGCTCTGGTGATCGTTGAATCTCCCGCAAAAGCTCGCAAAATCGGCGAGTATCTGGGGAAGGACTACATTGTCCTGGCCAGCATGGGACATGTGCGTGATCTGCCTTCAGGAGCAGCAGAAGTCCCCGCAGAACTCAAAAAAGAGCAGTGGGCGACTCTGGGTGTCAACATCGACCAGCAGTTCGAGCCTGTTTATGTTGTGCCCAAAGACAAGAAAAAGACCGTCAAAGAGTTGAAGGATGCCCTGAAGACTTGTTCAGAGCTGATTCTTGCAACCGACGAAGACCGCGAGGGAGAGAGCATTGGCTGGCATTTGATGAAGCTCCTGGAGCCGAAAGTCCCCGTCAGCCGCATGGTTTTTTCAGAAATCACCAAGGATGCTATTCAAAAGGCGATTCGTAACACCCGCGAACTCGACCAGAATCTTGTGGAAGCACAGGAAACTCGGCGAGTCGTCGATCGCTTGTATGGCTACAGGCTCAGTCCGCTCCTCTGGAAAAAGGTGGCACCGAGATTATCTGCCGGACGTGTTCAATCGGTCGCAGTGCGTGTGCTTGTCCGGCGAGAGTTGGAGCGGCTGGCTTTTCGTAAAGGGAGTTACTGGGATCTCAAGGCGGCATTAGCAACAGCAAGTTCCGCCCGTTTCGACGCTGCGCTGGCGACTGTCGGCGGCCAGCGTGTGGCTCAGGGACGCGATTTCGACGAATCGACCGGACGACTGAAAACCGATGCAGACGTGTTGCTGCTGGATGAAGCGCAGTCGAAGGCACTTCAGACAAAACTGGAAGAGAGTCGCGACTGGGTTGTCAGTAATGTCGAAACCAGGCTGCAGACGCGTAAACCTTATCCGCCATTCACCACCAGCACCTTGCAGCAGGAAGCCAACCGTAAGCTGGGCCTGAGTGCTCGCGAGACCATGCAGATTGCGCAGCGGCTCTACGAAAACGGCTTTATCACCTACATGCGTACTGATAGCGTCAGCCTTTCACAAGAGGCAATCTCCGCCTCCCGTGCCTGCGTGACGAATCGATACGGACAAGAGTTTCTGCACCCGGAAGTTCGTCAATACACGACAAAGTCCAAGTCGGCACAGGAGGCTCACGAGGCGATTCGTCCGGCGGGTGTCGAGATGAAAACCGCCGAAGAATTGAGCCTCAATGGTCGTGAAGGGGCACTTTATGCCATGATCTGGAAACGCACCGTTGCGACTCAGATGGCAGAAGCCCAGCTTCGATTTCAGACGGTGACTATCGGCACCCTCGACGTGGAATTCCGGGCGACGGGTCGGCATGTCGAATTTGCTGGTTTCTTCCGGGCCTATGTTGAGGGGAGCGATGATCCCGAAGGAGCACTCGAAGATTCCGAAGCAGCACTCCCTCCGATGGAAAAAGGTCAACAGCTGACTTGTAAGGAAGTGCAGGCTCTGGCACACGAAACCAAGCCTCCGGCCCGCTACACAGAAGCCACGCTGGTCAAAACACTTGAAGAAGAAGGGATTGGCCGTCCCAGTACCTACGCGTCGATTATCGGGACGATTCAGGATCGTGGCTATGTTCGCAAGCAAGGCAACCAGCTTGTTCCGACATTTACTGCCATGGCGGTCACAAAGCTGCTAGAGAAAAACTTCTCGCGGCTGGTCGACCTGCAGTTTACCGCCCGCATGGAGCAGGATCTCGACGATATTGCGAATGGTCAGGCAGAGCGTCTACCCTATCTGAAGTCGTTTTACTCAGGTGAAACTGGCCTTGATGAGCAGGTCAAGCAGAACGAAGCAGGGATTGATCCTCGCGAAGCGTGCACTCTCGATATTGATGGCGTGAATGCTAAAGTTCGCCTGGGAAAATTCGGGGCATTTTTTGAAGGGGAGCGCGAGGGTCAGCTAGTCACTGCGACCATTCCCGACGATATCGCTCCTGCCGATCTGACGAATGAACTGGCCGAAAAGCTGATTACCCAGAAAAGCCAGGGGCCTCAGTCACTGGGGATTGATCCGGAAAGTGGCCTGCCCATCTTTTTGCTGATCGGGCCATTCGGGCCTTACCTGCAACTGGGGGAAATGAAGGATGGCGAAAAACCCCGCCGTGTTTCGATTCCGAAAACGCGAGATGTTTCGACCGTTAAACTGGAAGACGCTCTCGAATACATGAAGCTCCCCAAGACGTTGGGGCCACATCCAGAAACAGGTAAGGTGGTCAAAGCCGGGATCGGCATGTATGGGCCTTATGTACATCACGACAAGACGTACAAGTCGCTCGACAAGACCGACGATATTCTGCAGATGACGATGGAGCGGGCGCTCGAGCTGCTGGCACAGGCTCGAGTTAGAGTACCAGTGGCACCACTCAAAGAGCTGGGCGCTCATCCGGTGGATGGAGATCCTGTCCAGATCTTTGAAGGGAAATATGGCCCTTACATCAAGCATGGCAAAACCAACGCGACGATTCCCAAAGACCGGGAACTCGATTCGGTCACGATCGAAGAGGCTGTCCGATTGCTGGATGAGCGAGTCGCCAAGGGAGGAGGCAGTACTGGACGCCGAGGTGGCAAGAAAGTGACCAAGAAAGCTGCGGCGAAAAAGGCGGCTGCTTCTGCAGAGCTGGTCACTCCTAAGAAGGCGGCTCCTAAAAAGAAAGCTGCCAAGAAAGCCACGAAGAAATCTGTGACCTGA
- a CDS encoding NADAR family protein, translating to MRDLHELRQKHASGAAIEFLYFWGHTPPENGEVNHSCLSQWFPAPFTIDGVVYPTAEHWMMASKARLFDDFATLAEIRAAASPQDAKAAGRKVRDFDEARWDAHRFRFVVDGNWAKFTQNHTLRQYLLGTGTKVLVEASPTDHIWGIGLSEQEARNSSPEHWPGLNLLGFALMKVREQISEFTF from the coding sequence ATGCGAGATCTTCATGAACTGCGGCAGAAACATGCGAGTGGTGCAGCCATCGAATTTCTGTACTTCTGGGGGCATACTCCACCTGAAAATGGCGAAGTGAATCACTCCTGCCTCAGCCAGTGGTTCCCTGCTCCCTTTACGATCGATGGTGTCGTCTATCCGACGGCTGAACATTGGATGATGGCCTCCAAAGCCCGCCTCTTCGATGATTTTGCCACGCTAGCAGAGATCCGGGCGGCTGCCAGTCCACAAGACGCCAAGGCCGCAGGCCGAAAAGTCCGCGACTTCGATGAAGCCCGCTGGGATGCCCACCGATTTCGATTTGTTGTCGATGGCAACTGGGCCAAGTTCACACAGAACCATACGCTGCGCCAGTACCTTCTGGGGACCGGCACAAAAGTTCTGGTTGAAGCTAGCCCCACAGATCACATCTGGGGAATCGGCCTTTCAGAACAAGAGGCTCGAAACTCCTCCCCAGAGCATTGGCCAGGCCTGAATCTCCTGGGCTTTGCCCTGATGAAAGTTCGCGAACAGATCTCGGAATTCACCTTTTAA
- a CDS encoding phosphoesterase — MEEHVLVVPTKIFHDLGHFEGFCAETDKYLAELLNPAHTRYEPRSAVETDPSLKQLIPYCIFTHGGEIFYYRRGSKGGEGRLHKKRSIGIGGHISSTDPAGGERRYGPAMEREIEEEVFLETGFKERCVGLINDDSSDVGRVHLGIVHVFDLEAAKVRPREESILESGFAPPSQLVAEIEDFETWSQICLKSLFANV; from the coding sequence TTGGAAGAGCATGTGCTGGTCGTCCCCACGAAAATTTTCCATGATCTGGGTCACTTTGAAGGTTTCTGTGCGGAGACAGACAAGTATCTGGCAGAGCTGCTGAATCCTGCTCATACGCGGTATGAGCCACGGAGTGCCGTCGAAACCGATCCGTCGCTGAAACAACTGATTCCTTACTGTATTTTTACACACGGTGGAGAGATCTTTTATTATCGCCGTGGGAGCAAGGGGGGAGAGGGCAGGCTTCATAAGAAACGATCGATCGGAATTGGCGGGCATATTTCGTCGACAGATCCGGCTGGAGGAGAGCGACGTTATGGCCCGGCGATGGAGCGGGAAATTGAAGAGGAAGTCTTTCTGGAGACAGGGTTTAAAGAGCGTTGCGTGGGCCTGATTAACGACGACTCCAGCGATGTGGGGCGCGTCCATTTGGGGATTGTCCACGTTTTTGATTTAGAAGCGGCAAAAGTTCGCCCACGGGAAGAGTCGATCTTAGAGTCAGGATTTGCCCCGCCGTCACAATTGGTTGCTGAAATTGAAGATTTTGAGACCTGGTCGCAGATTTGTCTCAAGTCTTTGTTCGCGAACGTCTGA